A window of Drosophila subobscura isolate 14011-0131.10 chromosome E, UCBerk_Dsub_1.0, whole genome shotgun sequence contains these coding sequences:
- the LOC117890645 gene encoding uncharacterized protein LOC117890645 isoform X2, which produces MMLQNFMAAVLCLGLTLLMGVVQAQENAMLQIPPSLVECYNTSYFMNRDNRLPANMDTLISLIEKVENSYPTSGVQADIRTVAVSLLHRFRQDGIKKAPGVTAVDGVIPYSPTGFQFPKFRILLSRLIPGNANSFPNNSLTSVERCSLHFMLSSTFDTRVRGDENSVCNQLSQYRAHRLPRSAKADDEINFIGDVELLSGERPKRGRSAIPDSKYVQLGELDYESDWAYSGSEGTSQCPVEDGLVRTPWGTVSAGTVIAGIAAGVQQQTVQLNTLLALASQRRGRGRSQSQTSNSIDNRWAATLAGDLAEVTLVQVPVSTNNAASVGATGGWNDTVLPHWYFLSQRTNLEATDAEIRGGLDGLILAKNVANWRTQASSLKLSQLLRMYYSTNGVLSSGVNACSRQSQFPNVAPSTEMTEQTSAFAQVLDREMQLRVTLQPLAITQFASTAALSLVTYVPQSLNDVSCTATSSLDLTDVITPMTNLYIFLDTSWQYSSIVDYVFYIMQQLNIHPYASTVTLLSAQDGLVIVNTTNYITDVSQQWNLTTQATYAQGLNLPNVLRTIQNITQNLMNAEQTNSSLSGHSLVALIIPNQQTINDGDSSYATSEIQYIQEQIPDLRFIYYGGGSIQRFASFVRDPTQDLFSLTLGSTVASSAGPVAKRIAKIPRRLSNPRCYSNRAISEFGMNSLKQFERLGSINFYRLDSLYMPVRQSMRYLRVSPVSPITFTVCTSRSLALPFRNLSAPLRDDESCQSTALGSYSYDLTDACAGYDFEPCPPLFFSVQAQSFGEVSCTDAECQTPDEAQYIISLNNLGCNGAMAHQLTLSLGVSALLFVFLSHT; this is translated from the exons atgATGCTCCAAAATTTCATGGCAGCAGTCCTCTGCCTAGGTTTGACCCTCTTAATGGGAGTTGTTCAGGCACAGGAAAATGCCATGTTGCAGATACCACCGTCTCTCGTGGAGTGCTACAACACATCGTATTTTATGAATCGAGACAATCGACTGCCAGCCAATATGGATACGCTCATTTCGCTGATCGAAAAGGTAGAAAACAGCTACCCCACGTCAGGCGTACAGGCAGACATTAGAACAGTGGCGGTGTCCTTGCTCCATCGATTTCGTCAAGACGGCATCAAGAAGGCCCCCGGTGTGACTGCCGTGGATGGTGTAATACCATACAGTCCTACTGGCTTCCAGTTTCCCAAGTTTCGCATTTTGCTTTCGCGCCTCATCCCCGGCAATGCCAACAGTTTCCCCAACAACTCACTAACCAGTGTGGAACGATGCTCTCTTCACTTTATGCTCTCCAGCACCTTTGACACGCGGGTTCGCGGCGATGAGAATAGCGTATGTAATCAACTCTCCCAGTATCGGGCGCACCGACTGCCGCGGTCAGCGAAGGCCGACGATGAGATCAATTTTATTGGCGATGTAGAGTTGTTGAGCGGGGAGCGTCCAAAGCGGGGACGTTCCGCCATTCCCGATTCAAAATATGTGCAGCTTGGAGAATTGGACTACGAGTCCGACTGGGCTTATTCAGGCTCGGAAGGCACCAGCCAGTGTCCCGTTGAAGATGGTCTTGTTCGTACCCCCTGGGGAACCGTTTCCGCAGGCACTGTAATAGCTGGAATAGCGGCGGGCGTTCAACAGCAGACAGTACAGCTAAACACCTTGTTGGCCCTGGCCAGCCAGCGACGTGGGCGAGGAAGAAGTCAGTCCCAAACTAGTAATAGCATTGACAATCGTTGGGCAGCTACTCTGGCCGGAGATTTGGCCGAAGTGACACTTGTCCAGGTGCCGGTGTCTACCAACAATGCAGCTTCTGTCGGCGCCACTGGCGGCTGGAACGACACGGTTCTGCCGCATTGGTATTTCTTGTCGCAGCGAACCAATCTCGAAGCTACTGATGCCGAGATTCGCGGAGGCCTTGATGGCTTGATTCTTGCCAAAAATGTGGCCAACTGGAGAACTCAAGCGTCTAGTTTAAAGTTGTCCCAGCTACTCCGAATGTACTACTCCACAAATGGGGTTTTAAGCTCTGGAGTCAACGCCTGCAGTCGGCAAAGCCAGTTCCCCAATGTGGCACCATCTACAGAAATGACAGAGCAGACAAGTGCCTTCGCACAGGTTCTGGATCGGGAAATGCAGTTGCGAGTCACCCTCCAGCCGCTTGCAATCACTCAATTTGCTTCAACCGCCGCCCTTTCCCTAGTGACGTATGTGC CGCAATCCTTGAATGATGTTTCCTGCACGGCAACCAGCAGTCTGGACTTGACGGATGTCATTACTCCAATGAccaatttatacatttttctggATACCTCTTGGCAGTACAGCTCCATTGTTGACTATGTGTT CTATATTATGCAACAGCTTAATATCCATCCCTATGCTAGCACAGTTACTTTACTGTCGGCTCAGGATGGGTTAGTGATTGTAAACACCACAAACTACATCACAGATGTCTCCCAACAGTGGAATTTGACAACACAGGCGACAT ATGCCCAGGGTCTAAACTTACCTAATGTGCTACGTACGATTCAGAACATTACCCAGAACCTTATGAACGCGGAGCAGACAAATTCAAGTCTGAGCGGTCATTCTTTGGTGGCTCTCATCATACCAAATCAGCAAACCATCAACGATGGTGACTCATCTTACGCTACCTCGGAAATTCAGTACATTCAAGAGCAGATTCCCGATCTGCGTTTCATATATTATGGTGGTGGGAGCATTCAACGCTTTGCAAGCTTTGTACGCGATCCCACGCAGGATTTGTTCTCCCTAACCTTGGGCAGCACAGTGGCCAGTTCAGCAGGACCAGTTGCGAAGCGCATTGCTAAAA TTCCTCGACGCCTTTCCAATCCACGTTGCTACTCCAATCGAGCCATAAGTGAGTTTGGTATGAACTCTCTCAAACAATTCGAGCGCTTGGGGAGTATTAATTTTTACCGACTGGATTCGCTCTACATGCCGGTGAGGCAGAGCATGCGCTACCTAAGAGTTTCGCCTGTAAGTCCAATAACGTTCACGGTATGCACATCCCGAAGTCTTGCATTGCCTTTCCGAAATCTAAGCGCTCCCCTAAGGGATGATGAGAGCTGCCAGTCAACGGCATTGGGTTCATATAGCTATGATCTGACTGATGCCTGTGCTGGTTATGACTTTGAGCCTTGTCCCCCTTTATTTTTCTCCGTGCAGGCTCAAAGTTTTGGAGAGGTCTCGTGTACAGATGCAGAATGCCAAACGCCCGACGAAGCCCAGTATATAATCAGCTTAAATAATCTCGGCTGCAATGGCGCAATGGCTCATCAGTTGACTCTATCATTGGGGGTTTCAGCTCTTTTATTTGTCTTCTTAAGTCACACCTAA
- the LOC117890645 gene encoding uncharacterized protein LOC117890645 isoform X1: MMLQNFMAAVLCLGLTLLMGVVQAQENAMLQIPPSLVECYNTSYFMNRDNRLPANMDTLISLIEKVENSYPTSGVQADIRTVAVSLLHRFRQDGIKKAPGVTAVDGVIPYSPTGFQFPKFRILLSRLIPGNANSFPNNSLTSVERCSLHFMLSSTFDTRVRGDENSVCNQLSQYRAHRLPRSAKADDEINFIGDVELLSGERPKRGRSAIPDSKYVQLGELDYESDWAYSGSEGTSQCPVEDGLVRTPWGTVSAGTVIAGIAAGVQQQTVQLNTLLALASQRRGRGRSQSQTSNSIDNRWAATLAGDLAEVTLVQVPVSTNNAASVGATGGWNDTVLPHWYFLSQRTNLEATDAEIRGGLDGLILAKNVANWRTQASSLKLSQLLRMYYSTNGVLSSGVNACSRQSQFPNVAPSTEMTEQTSAFAQVLDREMQLRVTLQPLAITQFASTAALSLVTYVPQSLNDVSCTATSSLDLTDVITPMTNLYIFLDTSWQYSSIVDYVFYIMQQLNIHPYASTVTLLSAQDGLVIVNTTNYITDVSQQWNLTTQATYAQGLNLPNVLRTIQNITQNLMNAEQTNSSLSGHSLVALIIPNQQTINDGDSSYATSEIQYIQEQIPDLRFIYYGGGSIQRFASFVRDPTQDLFSLTLGSTVASSAGPVAKRIAKIPRRIINPRCGSTWITSSWGTDQTAQYVGPGMVNFYRVSANYFFGTGSNRLLTIQTQNGGSYTICTSRSYQWPQQNSTASSTTPNTIDQSCTQISGNSFSYDLSSACNGYYTITQCPDLFLSVQATTNTTSCTQEACQTPAQWRYIVAMTNMGCYSGVSGLAGSLLTIIIAFILQKLLK, translated from the exons atgATGCTCCAAAATTTCATGGCAGCAGTCCTCTGCCTAGGTTTGACCCTCTTAATGGGAGTTGTTCAGGCACAGGAAAATGCCATGTTGCAGATACCACCGTCTCTCGTGGAGTGCTACAACACATCGTATTTTATGAATCGAGACAATCGACTGCCAGCCAATATGGATACGCTCATTTCGCTGATCGAAAAGGTAGAAAACAGCTACCCCACGTCAGGCGTACAGGCAGACATTAGAACAGTGGCGGTGTCCTTGCTCCATCGATTTCGTCAAGACGGCATCAAGAAGGCCCCCGGTGTGACTGCCGTGGATGGTGTAATACCATACAGTCCTACTGGCTTCCAGTTTCCCAAGTTTCGCATTTTGCTTTCGCGCCTCATCCCCGGCAATGCCAACAGTTTCCCCAACAACTCACTAACCAGTGTGGAACGATGCTCTCTTCACTTTATGCTCTCCAGCACCTTTGACACGCGGGTTCGCGGCGATGAGAATAGCGTATGTAATCAACTCTCCCAGTATCGGGCGCACCGACTGCCGCGGTCAGCGAAGGCCGACGATGAGATCAATTTTATTGGCGATGTAGAGTTGTTGAGCGGGGAGCGTCCAAAGCGGGGACGTTCCGCCATTCCCGATTCAAAATATGTGCAGCTTGGAGAATTGGACTACGAGTCCGACTGGGCTTATTCAGGCTCGGAAGGCACCAGCCAGTGTCCCGTTGAAGATGGTCTTGTTCGTACCCCCTGGGGAACCGTTTCCGCAGGCACTGTAATAGCTGGAATAGCGGCGGGCGTTCAACAGCAGACAGTACAGCTAAACACCTTGTTGGCCCTGGCCAGCCAGCGACGTGGGCGAGGAAGAAGTCAGTCCCAAACTAGTAATAGCATTGACAATCGTTGGGCAGCTACTCTGGCCGGAGATTTGGCCGAAGTGACACTTGTCCAGGTGCCGGTGTCTACCAACAATGCAGCTTCTGTCGGCGCCACTGGCGGCTGGAACGACACGGTTCTGCCGCATTGGTATTTCTTGTCGCAGCGAACCAATCTCGAAGCTACTGATGCCGAGATTCGCGGAGGCCTTGATGGCTTGATTCTTGCCAAAAATGTGGCCAACTGGAGAACTCAAGCGTCTAGTTTAAAGTTGTCCCAGCTACTCCGAATGTACTACTCCACAAATGGGGTTTTAAGCTCTGGAGTCAACGCCTGCAGTCGGCAAAGCCAGTTCCCCAATGTGGCACCATCTACAGAAATGACAGAGCAGACAAGTGCCTTCGCACAGGTTCTGGATCGGGAAATGCAGTTGCGAGTCACCCTCCAGCCGCTTGCAATCACTCAATTTGCTTCAACCGCCGCCCTTTCCCTAGTGACGTATGTGC CGCAATCCTTGAATGATGTTTCCTGCACGGCAACCAGCAGTCTGGACTTGACGGATGTCATTACTCCAATGAccaatttatacatttttctggATACCTCTTGGCAGTACAGCTCCATTGTTGACTATGTGTT CTATATTATGCAACAGCTTAATATCCATCCCTATGCTAGCACAGTTACTTTACTGTCGGCTCAGGATGGGTTAGTGATTGTAAACACCACAAACTACATCACAGATGTCTCCCAACAGTGGAATTTGACAACACAGGCGACAT ATGCCCAGGGTCTAAACTTACCTAATGTGCTACGTACGATTCAGAACATTACCCAGAACCTTATGAACGCGGAGCAGACAAATTCAAGTCTGAGCGGTCATTCTTTGGTGGCTCTCATCATACCAAATCAGCAAACCATCAACGATGGTGACTCATCTTACGCTACCTCGGAAATTCAGTACATTCAAGAGCAGATTCCCGATCTGCGTTTCATATATTATGGTGGTGGGAGCATTCAACGCTTTGCAAGCTTTGTACGCGATCCCACGCAGGATTTGTTCTCCCTAACCTTGGGCAGCACAGTGGCCAGTTCAGCAGGACCAGTTGCGAAGCGCATTGCTAAAA TACCTCGTCGCATCATCAATCCACGCTGCGGATCAACCTGGATCACAAGTAGCTGGGGCACTGATCAAACCGCCCAGTATGTTGGCCCTGGCATGGTCAACTTCTATCGGGTATCAGCCAACTATTTCTTCGGCACTGGCTCCAACCGCCTCCTGACTATTCAGACTCAGAATGGTGGGAGCTACACTATCTGTACTTCACGCAGCTATCAGTGGCCACAGCAGAACTCAACGGCAAGCTCGACCACCCCAAACACCATAGATCAGAGCTGCACTCAGATTTCCGGCAACAGCTTTTCATATGACCTTTCCAGCGCTTGTAACGGCTACTACACCATCACACAGTGTCCTGATCTGTTTTTGTCAGTCCaggccaccaccaacaccacatCTTGCACACAGGAAGCATGCCAGACACCTGCTCAATGGCGTTACATTGTGGCAATGACCAATATGGGCTGCTACAGCGGAGTCTCGGGACTCGCAGGCAGTCTTTTGACAATCATCatcgcatttattttgcaaaagCTATTGAAATAG